From Anaerohalosphaera lusitana, one genomic window encodes:
- a CDS encoding alpha-mannosidase translates to MKHEKRLTLAKLQTRLRLIEPLVCRARQAVEPFKYLLHENAAEKGHIGLDVDDSNWDRIEPGTYWGQWYSNFTLRSRFTVPAEWADCEPVALSFNIGEAPGWDFCHPEALVHIDGKPLAGLDKYHKVIYLPKDCIDGEEHLLSLDGYTGRWGIYEGTSDVKLLMQGCDVVSIDTETRDFVAVARMALDCVTALDVNNPARERVLNSLDEAFRCLNLREPLAKGFYASVPEAHKTLTEGIARAGNPLDVNISAIGHSHIDAAWVWPLAQTRKKCGRSFHTVLSLMNEFDEYIFTQSQPQLYEYVKQDHPELFESIREKVRQGKWETVGGMWVEADCNITGPESLARQFLLGRRFFTEHFGKGAESPVLWLPDVFGYAYNLPQIMKLAGLEYFFTTKMSWNRYNQMPYDTFMWEGLDGTQVLTHLGTTKSGDWVTYNGTAKAEELLNTWTNCRQKECHSELMTCFGHGDGGGGPTREMLENIANTANFPSMPRVKHGKVIDFFKKLEKKCGSDLPKWNGELYLEGHRGTYTTQANNKKANRRSEFALHDAEWLASLAALTDNGYAYPYDELTRAWKLVCLNQFHDIIPGSSIGEVYEDSLEQYAQVEQITDEIKKSALNTLSSKMNSGLIVANPTSFCRTDLAWLDTRLNENETLTTSQGEILTTQNTEDGTLIDLGRIEEFSIQPLTISSKDRDPIRNTLTVSQNLLENKFLKIELNTEGDITSIYDKISQRQVLSENAIGNQLQAFEDRPIDWDAWDIDIFYNDKMWLANPADSVKVAETGPLRATLEIKRKILNSSYTQRISLTRNSPAIEFTTEIDWQEKHVLLKAAFPVEILSDVATYEIQWGHVDRPTHHNTSWDWAKFEVCAQKWVDLSEGDYGVSLLNDCKYGHDIRDNIIRITLLRSPTMPDPCADTGRHSFRYTLLPHSGKLSMETVRRAYALNDPLIVHRSDNPTTQPKRLASMVRLDRENVFVETIKQAEDGSGIIVRLYEAAQCRGPVELTAGFELASCYVADLLENNKEQLETDGRKVRFNIRPFQIITLRLVPAKS, encoded by the coding sequence ATGAAACACGAAAAACGCCTGACGCTGGCAAAATTGCAAACGAGACTTCGACTGATAGAACCGCTTGTTTGCAGGGCTAGACAGGCAGTCGAGCCGTTTAAATATCTGCTGCATGAAAATGCCGCTGAGAAAGGACACATTGGCCTGGATGTTGACGATTCGAACTGGGATCGCATCGAGCCAGGCACTTACTGGGGGCAGTGGTACAGCAACTTTACGCTGCGGAGCAGGTTTACCGTTCCTGCTGAATGGGCCGACTGCGAGCCGGTTGCCCTGTCGTTCAATATCGGTGAAGCTCCCGGCTGGGATTTCTGCCATCCCGAGGCCCTGGTACATATTGACGGCAAGCCTCTGGCGGGCCTGGATAAGTATCACAAGGTCATCTATCTGCCAAAGGACTGCATAGACGGCGAGGAGCACCTGCTCTCGCTTGACGGCTATACGGGGCGATGGGGAATATATGAGGGAACGTCGGATGTGAAACTTTTGATGCAGGGATGTGACGTGGTGTCGATCGACACTGAAACACGGGACTTCGTCGCAGTAGCCCGGATGGCTCTGGACTGTGTCACAGCGCTCGATGTGAACAACCCAGCCAGAGAACGTGTGCTCAACTCACTTGACGAGGCCTTCAGATGCCTCAATCTGCGAGAGCCCCTTGCCAAAGGTTTCTATGCCAGCGTTCCTGAGGCACATAAAACGCTTACAGAGGGTATCGCACGAGCCGGTAATCCTCTGGACGTCAATATTTCCGCAATTGGTCATTCGCACATAGATGCAGCATGGGTCTGGCCGTTGGCGCAGACCCGTAAAAAGTGCGGGCGGTCATTCCACACCGTTCTGTCATTGATGAACGAGTTCGACGAATACATCTTCACCCAAAGCCAGCCCCAACTATACGAATATGTAAAGCAGGACCATCCTGAGCTTTTCGAGAGCATCAGGGAAAAAGTCCGGCAGGGTAAGTGGGAGACTGTCGGCGGCATGTGGGTTGAAGCGGACTGCAATATCACAGGGCCCGAATCGCTCGCCAGGCAGTTTTTGCTCGGACGCAGGTTCTTTACTGAGCATTTCGGCAAAGGAGCTGAGTCGCCGGTACTGTGGCTGCCGGACGTTTTCGGCTATGCATACAACCTGCCCCAGATCATGAAACTGGCAGGCCTGGAATACTTCTTTACAACGAAGATGTCGTGGAACCGTTACAACCAAATGCCTTACGATACCTTCATGTGGGAGGGCCTTGATGGGACTCAAGTTCTGACACATCTTGGAACGACCAAATCGGGCGACTGGGTCACCTACAACGGGACCGCAAAAGCCGAAGAGCTGCTCAATACATGGACCAACTGCAGGCAGAAGGAATGTCACAGCGAGCTTATGACCTGCTTTGGACATGGTGACGGCGGGGGTGGGCCCACGCGTGAGATGCTGGAAAACATCGCAAACACTGCAAACTTCCCTTCCATGCCGAGAGTCAAACATGGCAAAGTGATCGATTTTTTTAAGAAACTCGAGAAGAAGTGCGGCAGCGATTTACCTAAATGGAACGGTGAGCTTTACCTTGAAGGACACCGCGGCACATACACAACACAGGCGAACAACAAGAAAGCAAACCGAAGATCTGAGTTTGCTCTGCACGACGCCGAGTGGCTTGCTTCGCTGGCGGCATTGACCGACAACGGATACGCCTATCCGTACGATGAATTGACGAGGGCATGGAAGCTGGTATGCCTCAACCAGTTCCACGATATCATACCCGGCAGCAGCATCGGTGAAGTCTACGAAGACTCTCTGGAGCAGTATGCCCAGGTAGAACAGATTACAGATGAAATCAAAAAGTCCGCTCTGAACACGCTGTCTTCGAAAATGAATTCCGGGCTGATCGTAGCAAATCCGACTTCTTTCTGCCGTACAGATCTCGCCTGGCTGGACACCAGGCTGAATGAAAACGAAACTCTAACCACTTCGCAAGGTGAAATTCTGACAACCCAGAACACCGAAGACGGCACGCTCATCGACCTCGGCAGAATCGAAGAATTCAGCATACAGCCGCTCACAATCTCCTCCAAAGACAGGGACCCGATCCGGAACACCTTGACCGTTTCTCAGAATCTGCTGGAAAATAAGTTTCTAAAGATCGAGCTCAATACCGAAGGAGATATAACGAGCATCTACGATAAGATCAGCCAACGACAGGTGCTGAGTGAAAATGCAATCGGTAATCAATTGCAGGCCTTTGAGGATCGGCCGATAGACTGGGACGCTTGGGACATCGACATCTTCTACAACGATAAGATGTGGCTGGCAAACCCTGCAGATTCGGTCAAGGTTGCAGAAACCGGTCCGCTTCGTGCTACTCTTGAGATCAAGCGTAAAATATTGAACAGCTCATATACTCAGCGTATCAGTCTTACACGTAACTCACCAGCAATCGAGTTCACAACCGAAATAGACTGGCAGGAGAAACACGTTCTGCTAAAAGCTGCATTTCCGGTTGAGATCCTTTCTGACGTTGCAACTTACGAGATACAGTGGGGCCATGTGGATCGTCCTACACATCACAATACAAGCTGGGACTGGGCGAAATTCGAAGTCTGTGCGCAAAAGTGGGTGGACCTAAGCGAAGGCGATTATGGAGTAAGCCTGCTTAATGACTGCAAGTACGGCCATGATATTAGAGACAACATCATACGGATCACGCTGCTGCGAAGCCCTACCATGCCGGACCCCTGCGCGGACACAGGTCGACACAGTTTTAGATACACTTTATTACCCCACAGCGGCAAGCTGAGCATGGAAACGGTCCGCAGAGCTTATGCGTTGAACGATCCGCTGATCGTGCACCGGAGTGACAATCCAACGACACAACCTAAACGCCTGGCTTCAATGGTCCGTCTGGACCGAGAAAACGTCTTTGTCGAAACCATCAAACAGGCCGAGGACGGAAGCGGGATCATCGTAAGGCTCTACGAAGCCGCACAGTGCCGAGGTCCCGTCGAATTGACCGCAGGCTTCGAGCTTGCCTCCTGTTATGTGGCCGACCTGTTGGAAAACAACAAAGAACAACTGGAAACAGATGGGCGCAAAGTTCGATTCAACATCCGGCCGTTCCAGATAATCACGCTGCGGCTTGTTCCTGCCAAGAGTTAA
- a CDS encoding glycoside hydrolase family 130 protein yields the protein MAASSKIIGSSLPNIPWQDRKPGSSEIMWRHSGNPVISRDHIPSSNSIFNSAVVPYKDGFAGVFRCDNKNRQAWIHSGQSTDGINFEIDHEPIDFECAEPDIAERVEWYDPRVLWLEDRYYVTWCNFYHGPTIGVGYTYDFKKFYQMENAFLPYNRNGVFFPRKINGRYAMLSRPSDAGHTAYGDIFYSESPDMCYWGKHRFVMGTTIGWQSKKIGPGPVPIETTEGWLMFYHGVLYSCNGFVYSMGAALLDIDKPWKVVARTKPYLLSPQELYECVGDVPNVVFPCAALTDADTGRIAVYYGCADTVTGLAFCKVDEIIDYIKGSSNNCF from the coding sequence ATGGCTGCAAGTTCTAAGATCATAGGCTCATCGTTGCCCAACATTCCATGGCAGGACCGCAAACCCGGATCCAGCGAGATCATGTGGCGGCACAGCGGCAACCCAGTAATATCCCGCGACCATATCCCGAGTTCCAACAGTATTTTCAACAGTGCGGTCGTTCCTTACAAGGACGGCTTTGCAGGAGTTTTCAGATGCGATAACAAAAACCGTCAGGCCTGGATACATAGCGGCCAGAGCACGGATGGTATCAATTTCGAGATCGACCATGAACCGATAGACTTTGAGTGCGCCGAACCCGATATTGCAGAAAGGGTAGAATGGTACGACCCCCGGGTCCTATGGCTGGAAGACCGCTACTATGTCACCTGGTGCAATTTCTACCACGGACCGACCATCGGCGTGGGCTACACCTACGACTTCAAGAAATTCTACCAGATGGAAAACGCGTTCCTGCCCTACAATCGCAACGGCGTGTTTTTCCCTCGCAAGATCAACGGCCGATATGCCATGCTCAGCAGGCCCAGTGACGCAGGCCATACCGCATACGGTGACATCTTCTATAGCGAAAGTCCCGACATGTGCTACTGGGGCAAACATCGCTTCGTCATGGGCACAACCATCGGCTGGCAGTCAAAGAAGATCGGCCCCGGCCCAGTACCCATAGAGACTACCGAAGGCTGGCTTATGTTCTATCACGGCGTTCTCTATAGCTGCAACGGCTTCGTCTACAGCATGGGCGCTGCTCTGCTCGACATCGATAAACCCTGGAAAGTAGTCGCCCGCACAAAGCCGTATCTGCTCTCGCCTCAGGAATTGTACGAGTGCGTCGGCGATGTGCCGAACGTCGTTTTTCCCTGCGCCGCACTGACCGATGCTGACACCGGCCGAATTGCCGTCTACTACGGCTGCGCAGACACCGTGACCGGCCTCGCATTCTGCAAGGTCGATGAAATCATTGACTATATTAAGGGTAGCTCTAATAATTGCTTTTGA
- a CDS encoding prolyl oligopeptidase family serine peptidase: MKERIFVSPIPRSLTLTFIFVCLCGFPQILKAEKPQRHLFTEALLLENAGMYGRRPVHTDAVVQEIITGSWQAPNDGQAFMLADGTEKNWRKVTADDQGWFSEKGRGGYLYATYTSDSEKVMLLHMMGNSMAYVNGVPRVGSRYQYRDANNPWEPNFDLTYLPVKLKKGVNEFLFKRTWRSGGRVKAELISPESQIMIIPNDTTLPDLLVGDPVDTVGATVIANCTGKALDSLYLRTSWAGDKQPASIKVPVIQPMSVRKVAFALKRPEFESAGKKQVEVSVVQQIGSWRYKTLHSRTIPIQVKQPHETHKRTFISDIDKSVQYFAVTPASPLDGKNENLAMVYSVHGASVEALNQAASYAPKSWCNIVSPTNRRPYGFDWEDWGRTDLLEVMEIAEQQFNPDPSRVYLTGHSMGGHGTWINGSTFPDKFAAVGPSAGWISFHSYRGAEKTKNASPIEKMLTRAENPSDTISLAENLEHKGIYIIHGSADDNVPASESYLMMDKLKTFHKDYMYYEEPGAGHWWDDPNTAGAECVDWPPMFDFFARHRLPRDEEIRQVDFVTANPGVSAWSHLAGIEAQQKHLEPSRISIRCNPPERAFIGTTENVARLSLKLDHLPAGEPVSVTLDGWKIENIDWPEKAQIWLANRGGQWQQIGPAPTAEKGPHRNGPFKTAFDHNMMFVYGTNGTAAENKWARTKARFDAEQWWYQGNGSVDIISDVEFNSAFDAPADDKLSSYADPDRGVILYGNANTNTAWKTLLADSPIQVKRRKVTIGKREITGDDLACLFLRPHADSDTACVGVVSGTGLLGQRLTERVTYLFAGCSYPDYTVIGPDMLTEGTKGVLAAGCFGNDWTVENGEFVITNRETGEQKSSELPAYIDIDPRPFVHPRHYIAGKVSEPITIDGKLDEPGWRKAPWTEPHVDIEGMMTDKKPYLRTQTKMIWDDECLYIGAKLHDPHIWGTITERNAVIFHDNDFEVFLDPDGDSHNYFEFEMNALNTVWNLLLDKPYKHGGNPVIREMPGQKTGVFVKGTLNDPSDEDEYWTVEIAFPFEGIEEYAGTACPPADGDQWRINFSRVQWQHEVVDGKYVRVPARDEKNPSVHESNWIWSPQGRINMHRPETWGYLQFSAQPPGSNIAFTPDPTAHARYLLHKVLYAQEGYKLRHGSYAADLKDLGLQNLTDESLAGPIELQSDGKAYTATAKVILPDDKTATVYIAHTGRTWTEY, from the coding sequence ATGAAAGAACGAATTTTTGTTTCGCCTATTCCAAGATCGTTGACTTTGACGTTCATTTTTGTTTGTTTGTGCGGCTTTCCGCAAATTTTAAAAGCGGAGAAGCCCCAAAGGCACTTGTTCACCGAGGCTCTGCTGCTGGAAAACGCCGGAATGTATGGCCGACGCCCGGTGCATACAGATGCAGTTGTGCAGGAAATAATCACGGGTTCCTGGCAGGCTCCGAATGACGGCCAGGCCTTCATGCTTGCCGATGGTACCGAAAAGAACTGGCGAAAAGTCACCGCCGATGATCAGGGCTGGTTTTCAGAGAAGGGCAGGGGCGGCTACCTCTACGCCACCTACACCAGCGACAGCGAAAAAGTCATGCTGCTGCACATGATGGGCAACAGCATGGCCTATGTCAACGGCGTGCCTCGCGTGGGCAGCCGCTATCAGTACCGCGATGCCAACAATCCTTGGGAACCGAACTTCGACCTGACATATCTGCCGGTCAAACTAAAAAAGGGCGTCAACGAATTTCTCTTCAAACGCACCTGGCGTTCCGGCGGCAGGGTTAAGGCCGAGCTGATCAGCCCCGAATCGCAGATCATGATCATACCGAATGATACGACGCTGCCCGATCTGCTAGTCGGAGACCCCGTCGACACAGTCGGCGCGACTGTCATAGCTAATTGTACGGGCAAGGCTTTGGACAGTCTGTACCTGCGTACCAGTTGGGCCGGTGATAAGCAACCCGCCTCCATAAAAGTACCAGTCATCCAGCCCATGTCAGTTCGAAAAGTGGCATTTGCTTTGAAACGCCCTGAGTTTGAATCTGCGGGCAAAAAGCAGGTCGAAGTCTCAGTCGTCCAGCAGATTGGAAGCTGGCGATACAAGACACTGCACAGCCGAACGATCCCGATCCAGGTCAAGCAGCCCCACGAAACTCACAAACGCACCTTCATCAGTGACATCGATAAAAGCGTCCAATACTTTGCCGTTACGCCCGCATCACCGCTCGACGGCAAGAACGAAAACCTCGCAATGGTCTACAGCGTCCACGGTGCCAGCGTCGAAGCATTGAACCAGGCCGCCTCATATGCCCCCAAATCCTGGTGCAACATCGTCTCGCCTACCAACCGCAGGCCCTACGGCTTCGACTGGGAAGACTGGGGCCGAACGGACCTGCTGGAAGTCATGGAAATCGCCGAGCAGCAGTTCAATCCCGATCCCTCGCGTGTCTATCTGACAGGCCATTCGATGGGCGGTCACGGCACATGGATCAACGGATCGACATTCCCCGACAAGTTCGCAGCCGTGGGCCCCAGTGCCGGCTGGATCAGCTTCCATTCTTATCGTGGTGCTGAAAAAACGAAAAATGCCTCGCCTATCGAAAAGATGCTCACCCGTGCGGAAAATCCAAGCGACACTATATCCCTGGCCGAAAACCTCGAGCACAAGGGCATCTACATCATCCACGGAAGTGCGGACGACAACGTTCCCGCCAGCGAATCATACCTTATGATGGATAAGCTCAAAACTTTCCACAAGGACTACATGTACTACGAAGAGCCGGGCGCGGGTCACTGGTGGGACGATCCCAATACCGCCGGCGCTGAATGCGTCGACTGGCCGCCCATGTTCGATTTCTTCGCACGTCACCGTCTGCCCCGAGACGAAGAAATACGTCAGGTTGATTTCGTCACGGCAAATCCTGGCGTTTCTGCCTGGTCGCACTTGGCGGGCATCGAGGCCCAGCAAAAGCACCTCGAGCCCAGCCGCATCAGCATCCGCTGTAATCCGCCTGAGCGTGCGTTCATCGGCACAACCGAAAACGTTGCAAGGCTTAGCCTGAAACTGGACCATCTGCCCGCCGGCGAACCTGTAAGCGTAACCCTGGATGGCTGGAAGATCGAAAACATTGACTGGCCCGAAAAAGCTCAGATCTGGCTCGCAAACAGGGGCGGTCAATGGCAGCAGATCGGCCCGGCACCAACTGCCGAAAAGGGCCCACACCGCAATGGTCCGTTCAAAACAGCGTTCGATCACAACATGATGTTTGTCTACGGCACAAACGGGACTGCCGCTGAGAACAAGTGGGCACGCACAAAGGCCCGCTTCGATGCCGAACAATGGTGGTACCAGGGCAACGGCTCAGTGGACATTATCTCAGACGTTGAGTTCAACAGCGCATTCGACGCCCCAGCCGACGACAAACTCTCTTCCTACGCTGATCCCGATCGAGGCGTGATTCTCTACGGCAACGCCAATACAAACACCGCATGGAAAACCCTGCTCGCCGACAGTCCGATCCAGGTTAAACGCAGAAAAGTCACCATCGGCAAACGCGAAATTACCGGCGATGATCTCGCGTGTCTTTTCCTCAGGCCCCACGCCGACAGTGATACCGCGTGTGTCGGCGTAGTGAGTGGCACAGGCCTGCTCGGCCAGCGGCTGACCGAACGCGTGACCTATCTCTTCGCGGGCTGCAGCTACCCGGACTACACTGTCATCGGACCGGACATGCTCACCGAAGGCACCAAAGGCGTTCTCGCAGCGGGCTGTTTTGGCAACGACTGGACCGTCGAAAATGGCGAGTTCGTCATTACCAACCGCGAGACCGGCGAACAGAAATCCAGCGAGCTGCCTGCCTACATTGATATAGATCCTCGTCCGTTCGTCCATCCACGGCATTACATCGCCGGAAAGGTTTCCGAGCCGATCACCATCGACGGCAAGCTCGATGAGCCCGGCTGGCGCAAAGCACCCTGGACCGAGCCGCACGTCGATATCGAAGGCATGATGACGGACAAAAAGCCCTATCTCAGGACCCAGACGAAGATGATATGGGATGATGAATGCCTCTACATCGGTGCCAAACTCCATGATCCGCACATCTGGGGCACGATCACTGAGCGAAATGCCGTCATTTTCCACGACAACGACTTTGAAGTATTCCTCGATCCCGATGGTGACAGCCACAACTATTTCGAATTCGAGATGAACGCTTTGAATACGGTCTGGAACCTGCTGCTCGACAAGCCCTACAAGCACGGCGGCAATCCTGTTATACGAGAAATGCCCGGACAGAAGACAGGCGTTTTCGTTAAAGGCACGCTCAACGATCCCAGCGACGAGGACGAGTACTGGACGGTGGAGATTGCCTTCCCATTCGAGGGCATCGAGGAATATGCCGGCACTGCCTGTCCGCCGGCCGACGGCGATCAGTGGCGGATAAACTTCTCACGCGTACAGTGGCAGCACGAGGTCGTAGACGGCAAGTATGTCCGCGTACCCGCTCGCGACGAAAAGAACCCGAGCGTTCACGAGAGCAACTGGATATGGTCACCACAGGGCAGGATCAATATGCATCGGCCCGAGACCTGGGGCTATCTGCAATTCTCCGCCCAGCCGCCAGGCAGCAACATTGCATTTACACCGGATCCAACCGCCCATGCCCGATACCTTCTGCACAAAGTTCTCTATGCCCAGGAAGGATACAAACTCAGGCACGGATCCTACGCTGCCGATCTCAAAGATCTCGGATTGCAAAATTTGACGGATGAATCGCTCGCCGGGCCAATAGAGCTGCAAAGCGACGGCAAGGCCTATACCGCAACTGCCAAAGTCATTCTTCCCGATGATAAGACTGCAACAGTCTACATAGCTCATACAGGCCGCACCTGGACAGAGTATTGA